In Syntrophorhabdus sp., the sequence ACCACCGGCTGCAGGGCCAATCAGTGGGATTCTTCCGTGATCGCGGGGAACCTTGAGAGGGCGGGTTACACGCCAGCCGGCGTCAACCAGGCCGAACTCGTGGTGATCAACGCCTGTACGGTCACGGAGGGCGCCGTCAGGGACATACGGCGTTTCATCAACCGCGTACGGAGAGAGAATCCCGCCGCGAAGGTGGTCCTCGCCGGCTGCCACCCGCAGGCCTATCCCGACGACACCTTCGGGGCGGACCTCGTTCTCGGACAGACGGAAAAACTCTTGCCCGACCGGTACGACCTGGCGGTCGGTATCTTCGTCAGCCCTCGTGAGTCCCTCGTCATGGACGAGGCACCGGAGGATCCGGCCATGACAGGGAAAACGCGGTTCTTCTTCAAGATACAGGACGGGTGTGACAGGTTCTGCAGCTACTGCGTCGTTCCTTACGCGCGGGGAACACCGCGCAGCAGGTCCCTCGCGGACGTACTCCGAACCATGGAAACGCTTCAACGCAAGGGAATACAGGAGGTGGTCCTGACAGGGATCGAGATCTCGGCATGGCGCGATCCCGATGCAGGGGCGGGCCTCACGGAGCTTGTCGCCATCCTCGAGGACGCCCCCACCCCGCCAAGGATACGCCTCAGTTCCGTCGATCCTCTCATGTTCGACACGGACTTTATCGAAAGGGCCGCCTCCTCGCGAA encodes:
- a CDS encoding MiaB/RimO family radical SAM methylthiotransferase — its product is TTGCRANQWDSSVIAGNLERAGYTPAGVNQAELVVINACTVTEGAVRDIRRFINRVRRENPAAKVVLAGCHPQAYPDDTFGADLVLGQTEKLLPDRYDLAVGIFVSPRESLVMDEAPEDPAMTGKTRFFFKIQDGCDRFCSYCVVPYARGTPRSRSLADVLRTMETLQRKGIQEVVLTGIEISAWRDPDAGAGLTELVAILEDAPTPPRIRLSSVDPLMFDTDFIERAASSRKLARSFHIPLQSASDPVLTAMRRPYRQHDVRAILDRVFARMPDAGIGMDVIAGFPGESEALFEETRAFLESCPLYYLHVFPYSSRPGTAAARMDGAVPRQTAKARVAVLREIDARKREAFHRRFTGSRARIIPEGTRRLGRYMRGYTDNYIPVHIPYDRKLENRMVEVRMDRVEGGIVLGEPIIQ